From the Cucurbita pepo subsp. pepo cultivar mu-cu-16 chromosome LG05, ASM280686v2, whole genome shotgun sequence genome, one window contains:
- the LOC111795032 gene encoding protein BRANCHLESS TRICHOME-like, with translation MEEEMMMNNDTSPRWKLYENPFYINTPPHKSSTTNTNPFKRRMNSELHLALNHILELQTQLRYERKARKKVESLARRLAKELNEERKQRKGMEGVCHELATHISSHQPHKEIQEERNMLRLAQALREQRLQMKLAEVKTVFGTTTTTTTTTTFLGGGRYGRRRD, from the coding sequence ATGGAGGaagagatgatgatgaacaaCGATACTTCCCCAAGATGGAAACTTTATGAAAACCCATTTTATATTAACACTCCTCCTCATAAATCCTCCACCACCAACACCAATCCATTCAAAAGGAGAATGAATTCGGAGCTTCACCTTGCGCTCAACCACATCCTGGAGCTCCAAACCCAGCTTCGCTACGAGCGGAAGGCTCGTAAAAAGGTCGAGTCTTTGGCGAGGAGGCTGGCGAAGGAGCTGAATGAAGAGAGGAAGCAAAGGAAAGGCATGGAAGGAGTGTGTCATGAGCTTGCTACACACATTTCATCTCATCAACCCCATAAGGAGATTCAAGAGGAGCGCAACATGCTGAGGTTGGCTCAGGCTTTGCGTGAACAGAGACTACAAATGAAGCTTGCTGAAGTAAAAACCGTGTTCGgaaccaccaccaccaccaccaccaccaccacatTTCTCGGCGGTGGAAGGTACGGACGGCGGAGGGATTGA
- the LOC111795982 gene encoding probable lysophospholipase BODYGUARD 3 → MVASSSSMAISAKWVLITIARFSNEALSFFLFSLLDVIDVLLCFVYKVADFFYESEWKPCYCSSHDQEAISSGDGNKILVSEKGLSLSTKLKLEEVSDTLYTRPSLLSDLSKVTVNELRRLKVKPFLIGSTANAAVRSTFTVNSTIVDMLQEKINGGQSPRWSECNCKLCSCWSSSSKQSLFVRSQGPKDHPHEDVLFIHGFISSSAFWTETLFPHFSASAKSAYRLLAVDLLGFGRSPKPANSLYTLKEHVDMIESSVLETHKVKSFHIVAHSLGCILALALAVKHPGSVKSLTLLAPPYYPVPKGEEEASQYVMRKVAPRRVWPPIALGASIACWYEHISRTVCLLICKNHRFWEFLTKLITRNRIESFLVEGFFAHTHNAAWHTLHNVICGTGGKMERYLDIIRETVKCEVNIFHGGDDDVVPVECSYNLKARVPRARVNVVQNKDHITIVMGRRKAFARELEGIWRNSNA, encoded by the exons ATGGTGGCATCCTCATCTTCAATGGCCATATCAGCCAAATGGGTGTTGATTACAATCGCCCGTTTCTCAAATGAAGCTCTCAGCTTTTTTCTCTTCTCGCTTCTCGATGTCATTGACgttttgttgtgttttgtGTACAAAGTGGCTGATTTCTTCTATGAGTCTGAATGGAAGCCTTGTTATTGTTCTTCTCATGATCAAGAGGCCATTTCAAGTGGCGATGGGAATAAGATTTTGGTGTCGGAAAAGGGCTTGTCATTGTCCACTAAGCTTAAGCTGGAGGAAGTTTCTGATACTCTGTATACTCGTCCTTCTTTGCTCTCGGACCTATCTAAGGTTACTGTCAATGAGCTCCGGCGGCTCAAGGTTAAGCCTTTTCTCATTGGCTCGACGGCGAACGCGGCGGTGAGATCGACGTTTACTGTGAACTCCACCATTGTTGATATGCTTCAAGAGAAGATCAATGGCGGACAGAGTCCTAGGTGGTCGGAATGTAATTGTAAACTCTGTTCTTGTTGGTCTTCTTCCTCTAAACAATCTCTCTTTGTGCGTTCTCAAGGACCCAAAG ATCACCCACATGAAGACGTATTGTTCATCCATGGCTTCATTTCTTCCTCTGCTTTTTGGACGGAGACCCTCTTCCCTCACTTCTCGGCGTCAGCCAAATCGGCATACAGGCTCCTCGCCGTCGATTTGCTCGGGTTTGGTCGAAGCCCAAAGCCGGCCAATTCACTCTACACATTGAAGGAGCATGTGGACATGATCGAATCCTCTGTTCTCGAGACCCACAAGGTCAAGTCTTTCCACATCGTTGCTCATTCACTCGGCTGCATTTTGGCCTTGGCTTTAGCCGTTAAGCATCCTGGGTCAGTCAAGTCGCTAACGCTGCTCGCACCG CCGTACTATCCGGTGCCAAAAGGGGAGGAGGAGGCGAGCCAATACGTGATGCGGAAGGTGGCGCCACGGCGGGTGTGGCCGCCGATAGCGCTGGGGGCGTCGATTGCTTGCTGGTATGAGCATATCTCAAGGACGGTGTGCCTACTGATATGCAAGAACCATCGCTTTTGGGAGTTTCTAACCAAACTAATCACCAGAAACAG gATAGAGTCGTTTTTGGTTGAAGGATTTTTCGCCCACACGCACAACGCGGCGTGGCATACACTGCATAACGTGATATGCGGCACGGGTGGGAAGATGGAAAGGTATTTGGACATAATCCGAGAGACGGTGAAGTGCGAAGTGAACATATTCCACGGCGGCGACGATGACGTGGTTCCAGTGGAGTGCAGCTACAACCTGAAGGCGCGTGTTCCTAGAGCGCGTGTGAACGTGGTGCAAAACAAAGACCACATCACTATCGTCATGGGAAGACGAAAGGCTTTTGCTAGAGAGCTTGAGGGAATTTGGCGCAACTCAAATgcttaa
- the LOC111795992 gene encoding LOW QUALITY PROTEIN: embryogenesis-associated protein EMB8-like (The sequence of the model RefSeq protein was modified relative to this genomic sequence to represent the inferred CDS: inserted 1 base in 1 codon) — protein sequence MAMPFLGSTFPXSPIIALLVYSFSPVLVANHRRRSSHPTTTFITMAEISSERIIRPHPSLEVVGGGRDRFLPAFKYLDKPYKKFPVIGSNRHLETIFASFFRISPKVKLRRECLRVADNGTIALDWVAGDHLRLPLDSPVLILLPGLTGGSQDSYVRHMLVRARDRSWRVVVFNNRGCGNSPVTSPQFYSASFLGDMRDVVAHVTTRYPEANVYAVGWSLGGNILVNYLGQDCMSCPLSGAVSLCNPFNLVASDENFRKGFNNVYDKALARSLCRNFQKHADLFNDMPGEFNLPLAANAWTIRDYDDALTRVSFGFNSVDEYYSKSSSSKVIKDVRIPLLCIQAANDPIAPDKAIPREDIKENPNCLLIVTPKGGHLGWVAGSSAPLGAPWPDPFVIDFLVHLESQASKASAAEVLA from the exons ATGGCGATGCCCTTCTTGGGCTCCACGTTTC CTTCCCCAATAATCGCCTTGCTCGTCTATTCTTTCTCCCCAGTATTAGTAGCCAATCACCGACGCCGCTCCTCCCATCCTACCACCACTTTCATCACCATGGCGGAGATTTCGTCGGAGAGAATCATTCGCCCCCATCCGTCGCTGGAGGTCGTCGGCGGAGGTCGCGATCGGTTCCTCCCGGCTTTCAAGTACTTGGACAAACCCTATAAGAAATTCCCTGTAATTGGGTCCAATCGCCATTTGGAGACTATTTTTGCTTCCTTCTTTAGGATTTCCCCCAAGGTTAAGCTCCGCCGCGAGTGCTTGCGTGTGGCGGATAATGGCACCATTGCTTTGGATTGGGTCGCCGGTGATCATCTCCGCCTGCCTCTTGATTCTCCTGTTCTTATTCTTCTG CCTGGTTTAACTGGAGGGAGTCAAGATTCATATGTAAGACATATGTTGGTTAGAGCCAGAGATCGTAGTTGGAGGGTTGTGGTCTTCAACAACCGCGGATGTGGGAATAGTCCTGTTACCTCTCCCCAG TTCTATTCAGCTTCATTTTTAGGAGATATGCGTGATGTAGTTGCACATGTTACCACACGATACCCCGAGGCTAATGTGTATGCTGTTGGCTGGTCTCTTGGTGGTAACATTCTTGTAAATTATTTGGGACAG GATTGTATGTCCTGTCCATTGTCTGGTGCTGTGTCGTTGTGTAATCCTTTCAATTTAGTAGCTTCAGATGAGAACTTCCGGAAGGGCTTCAACAATGTTTATGACAAAGCCCTTGCTCGATCTTTATGTCGAAATTTCCAGAA GCATGCTGATCTCTTCAATGATATGCCTGGTGAATTCAATCTCCCATTGGCTGCCAATGCATGGACTATTAGAGACTACGATGATGCCTTAACTCGCG TTTCATTTGGTTTCAACTCTGTGGATGAATATTATTCAAAGTCTAGCAGTTCAAAAGTCATAAAAGATGTCAGAATTCCATTGCTTTGCATCCAg GCAGCAAATGATCCTATTGCTCCAGATAAAGCAATCCCCCGTGAGGATATAAAG GAAAATCCGAACTGTTTGTTGATAGTGACGCCCAAAGGTGGGCATCTAGGGTGGGTTGCAGGCTCTAGTGCTCCCCTGGGAGCTCCGTGGCCCGATCCTTTCGTGATCGATTTCCTCGTGCATTTGGAAAGCCAAGCATCCAAAGCTTCTGCAGCAGAGGTGTTGGCATAG
- the LOC111795969 gene encoding metal-nicotianamine transporter YSL1 isoform X2: MATEIAKDPIEAHRTATERGGDSGRNSRWKRVQPWTRQLTIRGVTASIIIGSVYSVIAMKLNLTTGLVPNLNVSAALLAFIFVRTWTKTLQKAGFVTKPFTRQENTMIQTCAVACYSISVGGGFASYLLGMNRKTYELSGVNTEGNSSYSVKEPGLGWMTGFLFVVCFVGLFVLIPLRKVMIVDLQLTYPSGLATAVLINGFHTQGDEMAKKQVKGFMKYFSFSFLWALFKWFFSGKDKCGFSEFPTFGLKAWKQTFFFDFDATFVGAGMICSHLVNLSLLLGAVLSYGLMWPLLDRVKGRWYAESLEESDMKSLYGYKVFLSVALILGDGLYNFVKILVSTIVSVHHRVKKAKTGLDDNEKPATEEKQDEMFLRETIPLWLGLVGYLAFATISTIVIPQMFPQLKWYFVITAYILAPSLAFCNAYGAGLTDINMAYNYGKVALFILAAISPKHDALIAGLAGCGLIKSVVSVACILMQDFKTAHLTSTSPRAMFVSQLIGTAVGCVTAPLSFFLFYKAFDVGNPDGEFKAPYALIYRNMAILGVEGVSALPKHCLQICYGFFGFAIGVNLVKDVGGGRVGKWMPLPMVMAVPFLVGGYFAIDMCLGSLIVFVWGKLNREKAEMMVPAVASGLICGEGLWTLPAAVLALAKINPPICMKFVPS, from the exons ATGGCTACCGAGATTGCCAAGGATCCCATCGAAGCTCATCGGACCGCTACCGAACGAGGCGGAGATTCGGGCAGAAACTCGAGGTGGAAGAGGGTTCAACCATGGACGAGGCAGTTGACAATCAGAGGAGTAACGGCGAGTATCATTATTGGAAGTGTTTACAGTGTGATAGCCATGAAATTGAATCTTACTACTGGGCTTGTCCCTAATCTTAACGTCTCCGCTGCTCTTCTTGCTTTTATCTTCGTACGAACTTGGACTAAAACGCTGCAAAAAGCTGGGTTTGTTACTAAACCCTTTACTCGTCAAGAGAATACCATGATTCAAACTTGTGCTGTTGCTTGTTATAGCATCTCGGTTGGAG GTGGGTTTGCTTCATATCTATTGGGGATGAACAGGAAGACGTATGAATTATCAGGAGTGAACACAGAAGGGAATTCTTCATACAGTGTGAAGGAGCCAGGATTGGGGTGGATGACTGGCTTTCTTTTTGTGGTTTGCTTTGTGGGTCTTTTTGTGTTGATTCCTCTAAGAaag GTTATGATAGTGGACCTGCAATTGACATATCCTAGTGGCTTGGCGACAGCAGTACTGATAAATGGCTTTCACACTCAGGGTGATGAGATGGCAAA GAAGCAAGTTAAAGGGTTCATGAAGTACTTTTCCTTCAGCTTCTTATGGGCTCTCTTCAAGTGGTTCTTTTCTGGGAAAGACAAGTGCGGCTTCTCTGAGTTCCCCACTTTCGGACTCAAAGCTTGGAAACAAAC attcttctttgattttgatgcaACTTTCGTGGGAGCTGGGATGATTTGTTCCCACTTAGTGAACTTGTCTTTGCTGCTAGGAGCCGTTCTGTCTTATGGGCTAATGTGGCCTCTTCTTGATCGAGTCAAAGGGCGGTGGTATGCTGAGAGTTTGGAGGAAAGTGACATGAAGAGTTTATATGGATAtaag GTCTTTTTATCTGTTGCTTTGATTCTAGGAGATGGGCTTTACAACTTTGTCAAGATTCTTGTTTCAACCATCGTAAGTGTTCACCATCGAGTCAAGAAAGCCAAAACAG GTTTAGACGACAACGAGAAACCAGCAACAGAGGAAAAACAGGACGAAATGTTCTTGCGAGAAACCATCCCACTCTGGCTCGGCCTGGTCGGCTACTTAGCCTTCGCCACAATCTCCACCATCGTAATTCCCCAAATGTTCCCTCAGCTCAAATGGTACTTCGTCATCACAGCATACATCCTCGCTCCCTCCCTCGCTTTCTGCAACGCATATGGCGCCGGCCTTACCGACATCAACATGGCCTACAACTACGGAAAGGTTGCCCTCTTCATCCTAGCCGCCATCAGCCCCAAACACGACGCCCTAATTGCAGGCCTTGCCGGATGCGGCCTAATCAAATCCGTTGTCTCTGTCGCCTGCATTCTGATGCAGGATTTCAAGACAGCCCATTTGACCTCCACTTCCCCTAGAGCCATGTTCGTCAGCCAACTCATTGGCACCGCCGTCGGCTGCGTCACGGCGCCGCTGAGCTTCTTCCTGTTCTACAAGGCATTCGACGTGGGAAATCCGGACGGGGAGTTCAAGGCGCCGTACGCTTTGATTTATAGGAACATGGCGATCTTGGGAGTGGAAGGGGTGTCGGCGTTGCCGAAGCATTGCTTGCAGATTTGTTATGGGTTTTTTGGATTTGCGATTGGGGTGAACTTGGTGAAGGATGTGGGGGGCGGGAGAGTTGGGAAGTGGATGCCGTTGCCGATGGTGATGGCGGTGCCGTTTCTGGTTGGTGGGTATTTCGCGATTGATATGTGTTTGGGGAGTTTGATTGTGTTTGTTTGGGGGAAGCTGAATCGGGAGAAGGCGGAGATGATGGTGCCGGCGGTGGCTTCCGGGTTGATTTGTGGGGAAGGGCTTTGGACTTTGCCGGCGGCTGTTCTTGCTCTTGCTAAGATTAATCCTCCTATTTGTATGAAGTTTGTGccatcataa
- the LOC111795969 gene encoding metal-nicotianamine transporter YSL1 isoform X1, with translation MATEIAKDPIEAHRTATERGGDSGRNSRWKRVQPWTRQLTIRGVTASIIIGSVYSVIAMKLNLTTGLVPNLNVSAALLAFIFVRTWTKTLQKAGFVTKPFTRQENTMIQTCAVACYSISVGGGFASYLLGMNRKTYELSGVNTEGNSSYSVKEPGLGWMTGFLFVVCFVGLFVLIPLRKVMIVDLQLTYPSGLATAVLINGFHTQGDEMAKKQVKGFMKYFSFSFLWALFKWFFSGKDKCGFSEFPTFGLKAWKQTFFFDFDATFVGAGMICSHLVNLSLLLGAVLSYGLMWPLLDRVKGRWYAESLEESDMKSLYGYKVFLSVALILGDGLYNFVKILVSTIVSVHHRVKKAKTGTGLDDNEKPATEEKQDEMFLRETIPLWLGLVGYLAFATISTIVIPQMFPQLKWYFVITAYILAPSLAFCNAYGAGLTDINMAYNYGKVALFILAAISPKHDALIAGLAGCGLIKSVVSVACILMQDFKTAHLTSTSPRAMFVSQLIGTAVGCVTAPLSFFLFYKAFDVGNPDGEFKAPYALIYRNMAILGVEGVSALPKHCLQICYGFFGFAIGVNLVKDVGGGRVGKWMPLPMVMAVPFLVGGYFAIDMCLGSLIVFVWGKLNREKAEMMVPAVASGLICGEGLWTLPAAVLALAKINPPICMKFVPS, from the exons ATGGCTACCGAGATTGCCAAGGATCCCATCGAAGCTCATCGGACCGCTACCGAACGAGGCGGAGATTCGGGCAGAAACTCGAGGTGGAAGAGGGTTCAACCATGGACGAGGCAGTTGACAATCAGAGGAGTAACGGCGAGTATCATTATTGGAAGTGTTTACAGTGTGATAGCCATGAAATTGAATCTTACTACTGGGCTTGTCCCTAATCTTAACGTCTCCGCTGCTCTTCTTGCTTTTATCTTCGTACGAACTTGGACTAAAACGCTGCAAAAAGCTGGGTTTGTTACTAAACCCTTTACTCGTCAAGAGAATACCATGATTCAAACTTGTGCTGTTGCTTGTTATAGCATCTCGGTTGGAG GTGGGTTTGCTTCATATCTATTGGGGATGAACAGGAAGACGTATGAATTATCAGGAGTGAACACAGAAGGGAATTCTTCATACAGTGTGAAGGAGCCAGGATTGGGGTGGATGACTGGCTTTCTTTTTGTGGTTTGCTTTGTGGGTCTTTTTGTGTTGATTCCTCTAAGAaag GTTATGATAGTGGACCTGCAATTGACATATCCTAGTGGCTTGGCGACAGCAGTACTGATAAATGGCTTTCACACTCAGGGTGATGAGATGGCAAA GAAGCAAGTTAAAGGGTTCATGAAGTACTTTTCCTTCAGCTTCTTATGGGCTCTCTTCAAGTGGTTCTTTTCTGGGAAAGACAAGTGCGGCTTCTCTGAGTTCCCCACTTTCGGACTCAAAGCTTGGAAACAAAC attcttctttgattttgatgcaACTTTCGTGGGAGCTGGGATGATTTGTTCCCACTTAGTGAACTTGTCTTTGCTGCTAGGAGCCGTTCTGTCTTATGGGCTAATGTGGCCTCTTCTTGATCGAGTCAAAGGGCGGTGGTATGCTGAGAGTTTGGAGGAAAGTGACATGAAGAGTTTATATGGATAtaag GTCTTTTTATCTGTTGCTTTGATTCTAGGAGATGGGCTTTACAACTTTGTCAAGATTCTTGTTTCAACCATCGTAAGTGTTCACCATCGAGTCAAGAAAGCCAAAACAG GAACAGGTTTAGACGACAACGAGAAACCAGCAACAGAGGAAAAACAGGACGAAATGTTCTTGCGAGAAACCATCCCACTCTGGCTCGGCCTGGTCGGCTACTTAGCCTTCGCCACAATCTCCACCATCGTAATTCCCCAAATGTTCCCTCAGCTCAAATGGTACTTCGTCATCACAGCATACATCCTCGCTCCCTCCCTCGCTTTCTGCAACGCATATGGCGCCGGCCTTACCGACATCAACATGGCCTACAACTACGGAAAGGTTGCCCTCTTCATCCTAGCCGCCATCAGCCCCAAACACGACGCCCTAATTGCAGGCCTTGCCGGATGCGGCCTAATCAAATCCGTTGTCTCTGTCGCCTGCATTCTGATGCAGGATTTCAAGACAGCCCATTTGACCTCCACTTCCCCTAGAGCCATGTTCGTCAGCCAACTCATTGGCACCGCCGTCGGCTGCGTCACGGCGCCGCTGAGCTTCTTCCTGTTCTACAAGGCATTCGACGTGGGAAATCCGGACGGGGAGTTCAAGGCGCCGTACGCTTTGATTTATAGGAACATGGCGATCTTGGGAGTGGAAGGGGTGTCGGCGTTGCCGAAGCATTGCTTGCAGATTTGTTATGGGTTTTTTGGATTTGCGATTGGGGTGAACTTGGTGAAGGATGTGGGGGGCGGGAGAGTTGGGAAGTGGATGCCGTTGCCGATGGTGATGGCGGTGCCGTTTCTGGTTGGTGGGTATTTCGCGATTGATATGTGTTTGGGGAGTTTGATTGTGTTTGTTTGGGGGAAGCTGAATCGGGAGAAGGCGGAGATGATGGTGCCGGCGGTGGCTTCCGGGTTGATTTGTGGGGAAGGGCTTTGGACTTTGCCGGCGGCTGTTCTTGCTCTTGCTAAGATTAATCCTCCTATTTGTATGAAGTTTGTGccatcataa
- the LOC111795033 gene encoding uncharacterized protein LOC111795033 has protein sequence MCRTTDYRCRLGGDLLKIKAFFVRFSHLESLNPPLDSLTLFYLPRIDETDLEIDGIKIRPDSPAFVTLHRVISPSLRMRKDVVFGSRERVRASEGVQFQVYLREEKVVQGIFRRCDDGEWRLECKCALESDIARSAAAAVEICVDLEGEVAMFEKVVLKARRKKKKRGFCAMEEIPERREVDGDCDGCGCCCEVDGDSSAGDCGCSGGEDDDGGGETELEGAWWGMDLGIWAVCLGVGFLVSKAAHSKTLRRKGIF, from the coding sequence ATGTGCAGGACGACGGATTACCGGTGCCGCCTCGGCGGTGATCTACTCAAGATCAAGGCATTCTTCGTTAGGTTTTCGCATCTTGAATCCCTAAATCCACCGCTGGACTCGCTCACTCTCTTCTACCTTCCTCGCATTGACGAGACCGACCTGGAGATCGACGGCATTAAGATTCGTCCGGACTCGCCGGCGTTTGTGACTCTTCATCGAGTCATCTCGCCGTCGTTACGGATGAGGAAGGATGTGGTGTTCGGGAGTAGAGAGCGAGTTCGAGCGAGCGAAGGTGTGCAGTTCCAGGTGTATTTGAGGGAGGAGAAGGTCGTGCAGGGGATTTTCAGGAGGTGCGACGATGGAGAGTGGAGATTAGAGTGTAAATGCGCGCTTGAATCTGACATCGCCAGATCAGCGGCAGCGGCGGTGGAGATTTGTGTGGATTTGGAGGGAGAGGTAGCGATGTTTGAGAAGGTGGTGCTGAAAgcgagaaggaagaagaagaagagaggttTCTGTGCAATGGAGGAGATTCCGGAGAGGCGAGAAGTGGACGGTGACTGCGATGGATGTGGTTGTTGTTGTGAGGTGGATGGAGATTCGTCGGCCGGCGATTGCGGTTGTAGTGGTGGTGAAGATGATGACGGTGGCGGAGAAACGGAGTTAGAGGGGGCGTGGTGGGGCATGGATTTGGGGATTTGGGCCGTGTGTTTAGGAGTTGGGTTCTTGGTCTCTAAGGCGGCCCACTCCAAAACATTGAGACGCAAGGGAATATTCTGA
- the LOC111796027 gene encoding uncharacterized protein LOC111796027 isoform X1, translating to MITLASAYLSSSPSNFSSLNLLRLTKPPFTFSTSLSNLKPLNPSHKSASNQKRTTRNGICRAELGNDAPFAIAIGACILTSLVLPPAGGGSDDDSDAVMDSTDARLAVMGIISFIPYFNWLSWVFAWLDSGKRRYAVYAIVYLAPYLRSNLSLSPDESWLPIVSILICIAHIQVEASIKNGDIQPFQIFGKASNQISRTKIGRGHLKGSQGPTKKSGKKRDMKLPSAEEQLRDEIRGWGDYKETLDHEQSNEEWDDEQRRKR from the exons ATGATCACTCTGGCTTCTGCTTATTTATCATCATCCCCTTCCAATTTCTCTTCTCTCAACCTTCTTCGCCTCACCAAACCCCCTTTCACCTTCTCAACTTCACTCTCCAATCTCAAACCCTTAAATCCTTCCCACAAATCAGCTTCTAATCAG AAGAGGACGACCCGAAATGGGATTTGTCGGGCGGAATTAGGGAACGACGCGCCTTTCGCTATTGCGATCGGGGCTTGCATTCTTActtctcttgttcttccaCCAGCTGGTGGTGGTTCCGATGATGATAGCGATGCCGTTATGGATTCCACTGATGCTAGGCTCGCTGTCATGGGCATCATTAGCTTTATCCCCTACTTCAACTGGCTG AGTTGGGTTTTTGCGTGGCTTGATTCTGGGAAAAGGCGTTATGCTGTGTATGCTATCGTGTATTTGGCTCCTTATCTAAG GTCAAATTTATCGTTGTCACCCGATGAGAGTTGGCTTCCCATTGTCAGTATACTTATCTGCATAGCTCACATTCAG GTTGAAGCAAGCATTAAAAATGGAGATATTCAACCCTTCCAAATATTCGGTAAGGCGTCCAATCAAATTTCTCGGACGAAGATAGGGAGAGGCCATTTGAAGGGGTCCCAAGGACCAACCAAAAAG AGTGGCAAGAAAAGGGATATGAAGCTTCCATCTGCTGAAGAACAATTGAGAGATGAGATTAGAGGATGGGGAGATTATAAAGAGACATTAGATCATGAACAATCCAATGAAGAATGGGATGACGAACAGAGGAGAAAACGTTAG
- the LOC111796027 gene encoding uncharacterized protein LOC111796027 isoform X2 → MITLASAYLSSSPSNFSSLNLLRLTKPPFTFSTSLSNLKPLNPSHKSASNQRTTRNGICRAELGNDAPFAIAIGACILTSLVLPPAGGGSDDDSDAVMDSTDARLAVMGIISFIPYFNWLSWVFAWLDSGKRRYAVYAIVYLAPYLRSNLSLSPDESWLPIVSILICIAHIQVEASIKNGDIQPFQIFGKASNQISRTKIGRGHLKGSQGPTKKSGKKRDMKLPSAEEQLRDEIRGWGDYKETLDHEQSNEEWDDEQRRKR, encoded by the exons ATGATCACTCTGGCTTCTGCTTATTTATCATCATCCCCTTCCAATTTCTCTTCTCTCAACCTTCTTCGCCTCACCAAACCCCCTTTCACCTTCTCAACTTCACTCTCCAATCTCAAACCCTTAAATCCTTCCCACAAATCAGCTTCTAATCAG AGGACGACCCGAAATGGGATTTGTCGGGCGGAATTAGGGAACGACGCGCCTTTCGCTATTGCGATCGGGGCTTGCATTCTTActtctcttgttcttccaCCAGCTGGTGGTGGTTCCGATGATGATAGCGATGCCGTTATGGATTCCACTGATGCTAGGCTCGCTGTCATGGGCATCATTAGCTTTATCCCCTACTTCAACTGGCTG AGTTGGGTTTTTGCGTGGCTTGATTCTGGGAAAAGGCGTTATGCTGTGTATGCTATCGTGTATTTGGCTCCTTATCTAAG GTCAAATTTATCGTTGTCACCCGATGAGAGTTGGCTTCCCATTGTCAGTATACTTATCTGCATAGCTCACATTCAG GTTGAAGCAAGCATTAAAAATGGAGATATTCAACCCTTCCAAATATTCGGTAAGGCGTCCAATCAAATTTCTCGGACGAAGATAGGGAGAGGCCATTTGAAGGGGTCCCAAGGACCAACCAAAAAG AGTGGCAAGAAAAGGGATATGAAGCTTCCATCTGCTGAAGAACAATTGAGAGATGAGATTAGAGGATGGGGAGATTATAAAGAGACATTAGATCATGAACAATCCAATGAAGAATGGGATGACGAACAGAGGAGAAAACGTTAG